A window of the Besnoitia besnoiti strain Bb-Ger1 chromosome VI, whole genome shotgun sequence genome harbors these coding sequences:
- a CDS encoding dense granule protein GRA7 (encoded by transcript BESB_065910) has protein sequence MPGFCQEEFRDYGDTQGHSDGDTDERGQHGTSTDEMDEDTEDAGVVEEHASVRKPIVRSQSTEKGSLFSKIYLPLLGAAGSFALSSVALPELTEEQENAEAPLSVRQNVQVAVGFGALAAALSLFGVSAYRTGKYFLRRRGQKGAVAGDVSSLEETDAFGPSAGDQGSVEGGDAEQ, from the coding sequence ATGCCAGGGTTTTGCCAGGAAGAATTCAGAGACTATGGGGATACACAAGGACATTCCGACGGTGATACTGATGAGAGAGGTCAGCACGGGACCTCTACAGACGAGATGGACGAGGACACCGAAGACGCTGGTGTTGTGGAAGAGCACGCTTCAGTCAGGAAGCCTATAGTGCGGTCCCAGTCGACAGAGAAGGGCAGTCTGTTTTCGAAAATCTACCTGCCTCTCCTCGGTGCTGCCGGTTCATTCGCCCTGTCATCTGTGGCTTTGCCAGAGCTGACGGAAGAGCAGGAGAATGCTGAGGCGCCTCTGTCGGTAAGACAGAACGTGCAAGTCGCTGTGGGTTTCGgtgcgctggcggcagcgctttctctcttcggGGTCAGTGCGTATAGGACGGGGAAATACTTTCTGAGGCGACGGGGTCAGAAGGGCGCCGTTGCTGGAGAcgtctcctctctggagGAGACGGACGCATTCGGACCCTCTGCAGGCGATCAGGGATCTGTTGAagggggcgacgcggagcagTAG